The Candidatus Equadaptatus faecalis genomic sequence TGCCTATTGCGTTATTTCTGCGAACTTCCTCTCCTCTGAACGAAGTCCTGTCATTAGGATCCGCCGCAGGGTAACTCGCCATTGCCAGTACTTCTCCTGTACGCGGATTGACGCATATTCCTGCCGCCCATTTTGCCTGTGCTTTTCCGGCAGCATCCGTAAGATTTCTTTCCAAAATCTGCTGAATTTTCGTATTCACAGTCAGTTTAAGAGATCCCGAAGTCCCTTTTGAAGAACTCTCCATTCCGTTCATGGGGTCACTCATATTTCCGCCGCCTGAACGCGTCATAAAACGTGTACGCGGAGGCGAATACAGAATGTGATTCCATGCGTGTTCAACCCCTGCCTGACCGTAGCCGTCTATATCGCAATATCCAAGCAGGTGGAACGCCATTGCGCCGTTCGGATAATTTCTTACGTATTCTGTCTTTGTGTACAGCCCGGGGAGCTGCATTCCCTTAATTTCAGCCGCAAGGTCCATTTTTACGTTCCGTTTCAGCCAGTAAAAACGTCCCGGCTGCTGACGCGAAAATTTCCGTGCCGCATCTTCGCCGAAATACCTTGCAAGGTAATGGGCGTTTTTTGTTTCCCAGCTTTTAGGGTCAATAAAAAAACTGGCCGTCGGAATGGAAACTGCAAGCGCGGAACCATTGCGGTCCATTATGCTTCCGCGTGTCGCACTTACCGAAACGTTCGCCCAGTACTGACTGTGAGACTGATTTATAATTCTGTAATCAGGCTTTAAAGTTACCCAGGCCGTTTCAAGCGCGAGAACAAGAATGGCCGTATAAGCAAAGAACCAGACTGCTTTGGAAAAATGCGGAGTCCTCCTGCTCCCTTGATTAATTCTTTGCATGCGCCTTGTTTACAAACGGATTAAACTGTTCGAAGAATCCGTTTCCGGAATCAGCCGAAGGATTTACAGAGGCTTTGGCGGCAGTTACAGAACCGGAGTCAACATATATCACCGGTATATCCGCGCTGCTTGTCATATTCAGATGCTCTATGGCATAGGCATACACATTTTCGGCAGAAAGCAGTTCACCGCAGCGGCGTTCCATCAGCGCATTCTGATTCCTGCAAACTTCAATCTTTCCTGCGGTTTCCGCTGCGCGGCATTCCAAATTCGCACTGTAGAGCCTCAGCATAAGGAGTAAAACAGCGCTGAGAAAGACGCTCAAAAAGCAGAAAAGTATTGCAGGCGTGTTCACCCCGCGATCTTCTTCATTGCAGCGCATTTTTCCCCTCCTTACTGCTGTTTGACAAAAATCCTAAGCTTTGCGCTTCTGGATTTTCTGTTGCGTTCAATTTCTTCTTCTGTCGGTATCAGGGCTTTTCTCGGGCTTAATTCGCCCCAACCCTTTTCTTTCCATTCCCTGAAACGTTTCTTTGTCATCTTGTCTTCAAGCGAATGGTATGAAATTACCAAAATTTTTCCGCCGGGAGCCAAAATTTTCAAAGCCTCGTTCAATGCCTCGT encodes the following:
- a CDS encoding penicillin-binding protein 2 encodes the protein MQRINQGSRRTPHFSKAVWFFAYTAILVLALETAWVTLKPDYRIINQSHSQYWANVSVSATRGSIMDRNGSALAVSIPTASFFIDPKSWETKNAHYLARYFGEDAARKFSRQQPGRFYWLKRNVKMDLAAEIKGMQLPGLYTKTEYVRNYPNGAMAFHLLGYCDIDGYGQAGVEHAWNHILYSPPRTRFMTRSGGGNMSDPMNGMESSSKGTSGSLKLTVNTKIQQILERNLTDAAGKAQAKWAAGICVNPRTGEVLAMASYPAADPNDRTSFRGEEVRRNNAIGRNYEPGSVFKPIMMSIAMEAGAANKNTSHFLCKGTIPYADKIIKCNNRKAHGSEDLMHVLMNSCNVGMSIMSRDVKREQAYGLLKQYGFGERSGIEMTGEEKGQIKPPEEWLGTVPANVFIGQGISVTALQEIMAISAIANGGALMKPYIVKEVTDHYGKTVHKGKPRVRAQVMSSETAAFIRNAMGMVVAEGGGQKAKSDKVHIAGKTGTAQVSERGRYQEGRYVGSFVGFWPVESPKYAMLISIGEPQGAYYGGVISAPVFKAIAEEIETKIPKEHVSEVSE